Below is a window of Arabidopsis thaliana chromosome 2, partial sequence DNA.
AGATTCCAAACTTCATGACACTCTTTCGATGGTTCCTGGAAATGCTATAGAAACTTGATTCGTAATTCTATAGAAACTAACACGATCTCTGCATTATGAACGTGGGATAGGattctaattttctattttattagttattcaattatttctaCTTAAAAATTAATCTACGACTCATCTTTGTCCATCGTCCATGACTTTTGAGTTATTTTAGTAGCTTTGGTTTTTCTCCTAATACTCTTATTATGTTTTAAGTTTGGATGGGCTCGTAAATGGGCTTTTACCATTTAACATCAAAGTCTTTCCATCACTTGCTattctaatttatttgttcCACCGTCTAAATCTCAATTACCATCAAATTTCTTATGATAATAATGCACAATACTATTATTGGAGAAGCAAGAGCTAATGAGTAATTAATTTTAGTCGGCTgggatgttaaaaaaaaaagagaatgaagcAAGAGCTAATgtgtaattaattttgatttgaaacatTATATACGTAAATATTTAACATGCATGAATGTGATAATGATATAGAAACAGTATATTTACGTACGTTGATCGTGATAATGATTTAAGGTCAATTGCTCGCCAAATTTCTCAATTTCGTCTAAAAATGAAactgataattttttaatatttaaattactttgtttgtaattttttttatctaatatatGTTCTGAATTATACAATCAGAGGGCTTAAATCTAAGTTAAATCAACACTTATTATTAAAGCAGCAAATTAGTTGATATAATAGTAGAAAAGAAGATgactttaataaaaataaatacagtAACCATTCATATGAGTTTAACAGGACAAATAACTGGTGTAAAATAACTTAGATACTTAAATGCAAAGACATTTACATACTTAAGCAAAAACATAATGCAAAGACATTTACATACTTAAATCAAAGACgtgaaacataaataatagAAAGACATTTACATACTTGAAGCAAAGACatgaaacatattttaatagGTCGTAACATgatcactttttttctttctttatctcaGCCTTGGACAACAATTTAGGCTTTGTAGATGACTTTTGAGCTGCATTATCTTTCGATGAAGTTAGTGCTCGTTTTGACGTTGGAGTCAATTTAGTGATCTTTGAAGTGTTCTTAGAAGTCTTGATAGACGAGTTGCTGTTTTCATAGTTAGCCGCCTCGGAAGATTCAGTGtcaatctaaacaaaaataaaattcaaaattttaaaatacataagCACTTGAAAATTAAATGTAATGGAACGTTAGAGTTATTACCTGATTTGTAGTTGCATTTGAAGGGGTAGAGACAATGTTCATGTCTGAATCAGGTTCAGTCTAAAAAAGATATCACCAAAATAATTACTTATCCCTAAATGAAATTTGTTGTCTATCTAATGCTTATTCAGTAGCAAACCTCGCTGGTAGTTGAGTTTGAAAAGCTTGAGACCATGTGAGTGTTTGGATCAGTTGTGttctgtaaataaaaaaaatcacattaatGTTGATACCATGAAAAACGAATGTAACTAAAACGCCAAAGACAAACTGAATTTACCATTTGCAATAAATTTTCCTGAAACTTTTGAACAATTTCGGGTTTGTCCGTAAGttcataaaccctaaagatAGATGGTCGGCTGAATTTGGTTGAGTCTGAACCTTGTATCGTGAAAACAAATTGACGCCCTTCTAAATCAAGCAGCTCTTGAGGAATTTTGTCGGAACGATTAAACTGCATCAattgacaaataaataaacattagtataaatttaaaagttattttcaAATAGTGGAGTTTAGAAGATTGACCTGAACTTGTTGCTCGAGCAATTCATATGCGGATTTGTGAATGAGCTTGATGACATCCTGatcgaaaagaagaaatgatgcTTCCCCAGTATGGTCAAGAACTGTAACTTGCACCCTGAACCTAAAACATAATAGCGAATTCtagtattaaattaaatacttATGATAGAAGATAGTCATATAAGCAAACATGACTTTAACATGATAACCTGGTGCTTGTAGTAGTAACAAATGTGTCACATTTTTCACATTCATATTTTCCAGCTTCTATTTCTTCAGTTTCAGGGTTGAAATAAGGAGATACttttttgaaacatatatTACAACCAATATAAAACCATGGAACTTTTGTGTCAATGGAGAATATTGATGCAATAATATTACATGCCCCTCCctgaaattaaaagaagattaaCATTCATTTTCATAAAAGTGTCGATAAGAAAATCACTAAAAAGCCTAATCATGAAATATCACCATATAgggaaaatataataaaacgtGATCATTTCAGATGTAGTATATTAAACAATGAcccaaaacatagaaaattgGATAATACCGAATTTATATCTGCAATCGTTTTTTGATCTCGCAAAGAGAATGAAGGTTTTGAATGCTTGCTTGAACTTGAAGACGTAATTGTTGAAATCGTTGTTAAAGCTAAACAATCAGATTTGGCCAAACTGTAGACACATATATTGAAATGTTATATACTCATCTTGATATGTTGTTAGTAGACAAAAGTTAAGAAGACTCGTTTACCTTTCTTTAAACTCAGTTATCTCGGCAATTGAGGAATTGATAAAGAGCTTGGTcgaaaatgatgattttggaCAGAGATCTTGCCTGCTAAATATTAAGAACCAAATCAATGAATCCCTTATAGTGAAAGTGAGATAtacgtttttaaaatatgtctTTATCTTCATCAAGCTTCCAACTAAAACAATTGAACCATCTTTGTAGCCCTTAACATAAGAGTACAGATCTTCTGCCCATTTTTCCCACAAAGTAACATCGATGACTGATTCTCTGATACAATTATTGGCATGTTTGTGTCAGTAAAGATGCAGGTACATTAtacaaataatgaaatatttagGCTGATAGATAACTAACCCAAGATCTCTAAGCTGTAAATTTAATAACTTTGTTTGTCGCCCTGAAACATTAACCTCTTTAAGTTCTTGCATTCCAATGATCTCACCAATTACGTATGAAAATATAAGCAAACATTAATTTGAAAGATAAAGTTACAagtgaaaaattaaaaaacaaatttaggaagaagaaactataCCAATGAAAACATTATCATTGTCAGTCCGAGCTTGGATATCAGAGAAAGGGACGAAGTTGAAACGAAATTCCAAGTTTGGAATCTGCtcatcacattttttttacgTGTGTCATGGACATGAAGTTGATCTTGTAGGGGTGAGAACTGGCTCTATAACTCCCTCCATTATCTGAAATCTCAAAGTTCATAATCATGTAGCAATCTCCCTCTTCTAGTTTCTCCTGAAATTTTGAAAGTAATTGCGATCTGATGGAGGCTTGTATCCTCTCTCCctagacaaaaagaaaacgaatagtttaaattaaaagattgACAAAGAAATTTCTATATAAGCTAGATGACAGAACCTTGTCATCCACCAATAGAAGGTCTATTCCCATAATATCTTTGGGTCTGTCTTTTTTGTGGTATGCCCATAACCGAGCAATTCGAACTTTCACTTTGCACGTTGACAGGTGAGAATGCAGCTGTGAAACCGGTGTTATTTCCAGCggcatttttttcttccaataacctaaatatcaaaatcaaagagataaTTAGTTTCAAGGGTTTGCAATCGATTAAGtataaacagagaagaagaaatcaaacaaaaacatggaAATTATAAACAGAAATTGAAGATATTATCTGATTTGCAGATctatgaaaaattaaaaacagaaattgaaGATGGTAAATTGATACCTTCAAGATGAGAAAAAACAGTTGATTGCTCGGAATAATGGATGCTTGAGGATGAGTAAACGATTCTTGAGATTTTATATTCATAGAGATTTTGGAAGTTTCAGAAGTAGAGGAAGTGGAGTTGTGGAGGTCGTGGgaatgagagagaagaataAGGTTTgcgaaagaaaaataataaggtaaataaaaaccaattatctttttttttaacaattcatgaattaattaatgaaaattttgcttaattctccgtaaaaaaaaaggaaagagtaagaaaaagAGTAGTATGCTGAGGTGTCAATCATAGAATGTTTCAGTTATTGGACAATTG
It encodes the following:
- a CDS encoding Nucleic acid-binding, OB-fold-like protein (Nucleic acid-binding, OB-fold-like protein; CONTAINS InterPro DOMAIN/s: Nucleic acid-binding, OB-fold (InterPro:IPR012340), Nucleic acid-binding, OB-fold-like (InterPro:IPR016027), Protein of unknown function DUF223 (InterPro:IPR003871), Replication factor A, C-terminal (InterPro:IPR013955); BEST Arabidopsis thaliana protein match is: unknown protein (TAIR:AT3G60920.1); Has 30201 Blast hits to 17322 proteins in 780 species: Archae - 12; Bacteria - 1396; Metazoa - 17338; Fungi - 3422; Plants - 5037; Viruses - 0; Other Eukaryotes - 2996 (source: NCBI BLink).); the protein is MPLEITPVSQLHSHLSTCKVKVRIARLWAYHKKDRPKDIMGIDLLLVDDKGERIQASIRSQLLSKFQEKLEEGDCYMIMNFEISDNGGSYRASSHPYKINFMSMTHIIGMQELKEVNVSGRQTKLLNLQLRDLGESVIDVTLWEKWAEDLYSYVKGYKDGSIVLVGSLMKIKTYFKNVYLTFTIRDSLIWFLIFSRQDLCPKSSFSTKLFINSSIAEITEFKESLAKSDCLALTTISTITSSSSSKHSKPSFSLRDQKTIADINSGGACNIIASIFSIDTKVPWFYIGCNICFKKVSPYFNPETEEIEAGKYECEKCDTFVTTTSTRFRVQVTVLDHTGEASFLLFDQDVIKLIHKSAYELLEQQVQFNRSDKIPQELLDLEGRQFVFTIQGSDSTKFSRPSIFRVYELTDKPEIVQKFQENLLQMNTTDPNTHMVSSFSNSTTSETEPDSDMNIVSTPSNATTNQIDTESSEAANYENSNSSIKTSKNTSKITKLTPTSKRALTSSKDNAAQKSSTKPKLLSKAEIKKEKK